A stretch of the Clostridiales bacterium genome encodes the following:
- a CDS encoding TetR/AcrR family transcriptional regulator C-terminal domain-containing protein, giving the protein MKAKNLNASSVKTRNLIRDTFAELLYEKKNINKITVTELVQRADINRSTFYSHYDDVRHVAEDIKAETLKAFFENKTISNVHDIELFFDEIYAYIKKNDSFFRLIFISDEVTNFVRHLGNICKGRIYEAVNKDDSIRDKHLLELEVSAFSDGIAMQFIRYYHNDYNVTLEEIIECGKLWCRTMIERRSEKTVIGLLTYNKKAYDYS; this is encoded by the coding sequence ATGAAGGCAAAGAACCTGAACGCTTCATCTGTAAAAACAAGAAACCTCATAAGAGATACTTTTGCAGAGCTGCTTTACGAAAAGAAAAATATTAACAAGATCACAGTGACAGAGCTGGTGCAGCGAGCGGACATTAACCGGAGCACTTTCTATTCTCACTATGATGATGTGCGGCACGTTGCGGAGGATATTAAAGCCGAAACACTGAAAGCCTTCTTTGAGAACAAAACCATATCCAATGTACATGACATTGAACTTTTCTTTGATGAGATTTATGCCTATATCAAGAAGAACGATTCCTTCTTCCGGTTGATCTTCATCTCAGATGAAGTGACGAATTTTGTGCGTCATCTGGGCAACATCTGTAAAGGACGAATTTACGAGGCAGTAAACAAAGACGACTCTATTCGTGATAAACACCTGCTTGAACTGGAAGTTTCTGCATTTTCGGACGGCATCGCCATGCAGTTTATCCGTTATTATCACAATGACTATAACGTGACGCTGGAGGAGATCATCGAGTGCGGTAAACTCTGGTGTAGAACGATGATCGAACGCCGATCAGAGAAGACCGTCATAGGGTTGCTGACTTATAACAAAAAGGCATACGACTACAGTTAA
- a CDS encoding oleate hydratase — MNIYNLFYKAPAPEGIEERNAHIIGGGMAGLAAAVFLIDDAGMPGKNITLYEKRNSLGGCCDAYSGEAGYICPGERELEPFMECLWYLCSKIPSLEDPSISVLDESVRANKDMPIHSESRLLCKQGHIYEKVHDYRMSPELLLKMEHFTSIPEKDLEDMTIEDYFGKDSEFFHSSLWWCYHSMLAFKPYHSALEAQRYFNRFGLLNRLDYLEGILHTKRNDKDSVIKPIHKWLEDQGVTFRMDTAVYDLEMDEACNTVYGIKIKNQETIPVRAQDYVLLTSGSMMTNASYGDNTHIAEINRDTEDMGLFTVWKNLAARNKKFGNPDKFLSHIDKTKWMSFFLTVEDYPEFFERLEKMTGSKSGTGGGITFMDSGWEMSLVIYDRDYFPDQREKNRDVLWGDGLFGERIGSYIKKPMAECTGNEIIEEMLYHFGMLDMKDEVLAHSHISTCMMPYITSQFMPRKESDRPTIIPKDCTNLALIGQYVEVPRDVVFTIETSVRTPLEAVYMLTGLDKEIIEVNPARYDLRYIKERVMKFGGMKGKITEEDLPKINPLKLWLGKAKLIKELLKKANEIPPYYIMYPGRDKSIALKDSVLKPQFPKDSR; from the coding sequence ATGAACATTTACAATCTGTTTTACAAGGCTCCCGCACCTGAAGGCATAGAAGAAAGGAACGCCCACATCATTGGCGGAGGAATGGCCGGCCTTGCGGCAGCGGTCTTTCTGATTGATGATGCCGGAATGCCGGGAAAGAATATCACGCTGTATGAAAAACGAAATTCCCTTGGCGGCTGCTGTGACGCTTATTCCGGGGAAGCGGGCTATATCTGCCCCGGTGAGCGTGAACTGGAGCCATTTATGGAGTGCCTTTGGTATCTGTGCAGCAAGATCCCGTCCTTGGAAGATCCATCGATCTCGGTGCTTGATGAATCAGTAAGAGCCAATAAGGATATGCCGATCCATTCCGAAAGCAGACTCCTGTGCAAACAGGGACATATTTACGAAAAGGTACATGACTACCGCATGAGTCCGGAGCTGCTCCTGAAAATGGAGCACTTCACCAGCATCCCGGAAAAGGATCTGGAGGATATGACGATTGAGGACTATTTCGGAAAGGACAGCGAGTTCTTCCATAGCTCTCTGTGGTGGTGCTATCACTCTATGCTGGCTTTTAAGCCCTATCACAGTGCATTGGAGGCGCAGCGGTATTTCAACCGATTCGGCCTTCTGAACAGGCTCGACTATCTGGAGGGCATTCTGCATACAAAACGCAATGACAAGGATTCTGTGATCAAGCCGATTCATAAATGGTTGGAGGATCAGGGTGTCACCTTCCGTATGGACACTGCAGTCTATGATCTGGAAATGGATGAGGCCTGCAATACGGTTTACGGTATTAAGATCAAGAATCAGGAAACCATTCCTGTAAGAGCTCAGGATTACGTCCTTCTTACCAGCGGCTCCATGATGACAAACGCCTCCTACGGTGATAATACACATATCGCTGAAATTAACCGGGACACGGAAGATATGGGCTTGTTCACGGTATGGAAAAACCTTGCCGCACGGAATAAAAAGTTCGGCAATCCAGATAAGTTCTTAAGCCATATCGACAAGACCAAATGGATGAGTTTTTTCCTCACCGTAGAAGACTATCCCGAATTTTTTGAACGATTGGAGAAGATGACCGGAAGCAAGAGCGGTACGGGCGGCGGAATCACCTTCATGGATTCCGGTTGGGAAATGTCGCTGGTCATTTATGATAGGGACTATTTCCCGGATCAGCGTGAGAAGAACCGTGACGTTCTGTGGGGAGATGGCCTGTTTGGAGAGCGTATTGGCAGCTATATCAAAAAGCCTATGGCGGAGTGCACAGGAAATGAGATCATTGAAGAGATGCTGTACCATTTTGGAATGTTGGATATGAAGGATGAGGTGCTGGCACATTCCCATATCTCTACCTGTATGATGCCCTATATCACCTCGCAGTTCATGCCTCGCAAGGAAAGCGACCGCCCGACGATCATTCCGAAGGACTGCACAAATCTCGCTCTCATTGGACAATATGTCGAGGTTCCCCGTGATGTGGTGTTCACCATTGAAACCTCTGTCCGCACACCGCTGGAGGCAGTTTACATGCTTACGGGTCTGGATAAGGAAATCATCGAGGTGAATCCTGCCAGATATGACCTTCGCTATATCAAAGAAAGAGTCATGAAATTCGGCGGTATGAAGGGTAAGATTACGGAGGAAGACCTTCCGAAGATCAATCCTCTCAAGCTGTGGCTTGGGAAGGCAAAGCTGATAAAAGAGCTCTTGAAAAAGGCAAACGAGATTCCGCCTTATTACATCATGTATCCGGGCAGAGATAAGAGCATAGCACTAAAGGATTCTGTTCTGAAACCACAGTTTCCGAAAGACAGTAGATAA
- a CDS encoding TSUP family transporter codes for MRLTPEMFLIVCPLLFLAGLVDSIGGGGGLISLPAYLFAGLPAHMAIATNKLSSACGTTLATVRFIRKGLVNFRLAVPSVMMAAVGSSLGARLSLLVDEAALKYILLGVLPIAAFFVLNRHLFRDSGKPAAADRKTLAVCCVSAFVIGMYDGFYGPGTGTFLIIAFTVFTRMAVGSANAQAKVINLTSNITSLAVFLLNGQVLIPLGLAGAAWNMAGAWVGSGLAMSKGVKIVRPVILLVLALLLAKIIFGF; via the coding sequence ATGCGGCTGACCCCGGAAATGTTCCTGATCGTCTGCCCGCTGCTGTTCCTCGCGGGACTGGTGGATTCCATCGGCGGAGGCGGGGGACTGATTTCCCTGCCGGCTTATCTGTTTGCAGGACTGCCGGCCCATATGGCGATCGCAACCAACAAGCTGTCCTCCGCCTGCGGGACCACCCTGGCAACGGTGCGCTTTATCCGGAAGGGACTGGTGAATTTCCGCCTGGCGGTGCCGTCGGTGATGATGGCGGCGGTCGGATCCTCGCTGGGCGCGCGACTGTCCCTGCTGGTGGATGAAGCGGCGCTGAAGTATATCCTGCTGGGCGTCCTTCCAATTGCCGCGTTCTTCGTGCTGAACCGGCACCTGTTCCGGGACAGCGGAAAGCCGGCTGCGGCGGACCGGAAAACGCTGGCTGTCTGCTGTGTTTCCGCGTTTGTGATCGGCATGTATGACGGCTTTTACGGACCGGGCACCGGGACGTTCCTGATTATCGCGTTTACAGTATTCACCCGGATGGCGGTCGGCTCCGCCAACGCCCAGGCCAAGGTGATCAACCTGACATCCAATATTACCTCCCTGGCGGTTTTCCTGCTGAACGGGCAGGTGCTGATTCCGCTGGGGCTGGCCGGCGCGGCATGGAATATGGCCGGCGCCTGGGTGGGCTCGGGACTGGCAATGTCCAAAGGCGTGAAGATTGTCCGGCCGGTGATCCTGCTGGTGCTGGCCCTGCTGCTGGCAAAAATCATCTTTGGTTTCTGA
- a CDS encoding phage integrase N-terminal SAM-like domain-containing protein: MTFRDASKEFELDCKVRHLSPKTIGNYTKQLRYLENYLSSEFSVLNIEDVKPAHIKSFMAKMDDAGRKPQYINDLLKVFKTFFTYLETEGYIKVSPAKRMH, from the coding sequence ATGACATTTCGCGATGCTTCCAAAGAATTTGAACTTGACTGTAAGGTACGGCACTTGTCACCCAAAACAATTGGCAACTATACCAAACAACTGCGGTATCTTGAAAACTACCTCTCCAGTGAGTTTTCAGTCCTGAACATCGAAGATGTGAAACCGGCACATATTAAGAGCTTTATGGCAAAGATGGATGATGCTGGCAGAAAGCCACAATACATTAATGATCTACTCAAGGTTTTCAAAACCTTTTTCACCTATCTGGAGACTGAAGGGTACATTAAGGTATCTCCAGCGAAGCGAATGCACTAA
- a CDS encoding response regulator produces the protein MTYSIIGILALMILLIINRDILWHDQDSSRHMRNYRFFLIGVLVYYITDLLWGILEEHRLMTALYADTAVHFAAMAAAVMLWTQYVTSYLAGESRFEKFLRWAGKIFLCFLLVVIIVNFFTPLLFWFDESGTYQAGVLRFVTLGIQILLFLLTSVYTLRVTARSEGTVRLRHFTIGMFGIAMTLLIAIQVFYPLMPFYAMGYMLGTCVLHSFVVEDEKEEYRRELEKAVEREHRQAEELAGNREALRTALASAEQASRAKTAFLSNMSHEIRTPMNAIIGLNNIAMNDPTASDKVKEYLERIGDSAQHLLGIINDILDMSRIESGRMIIKHEEFSFARALEQVNSIISTQCRDKGLVYDCRIDGHMDDYYIGDVMKLRQVMINILGNAVKFTPEGGKVSFTIGEGARYDGKVTLRFTVSDTGIGISSEFLPHIFDPFSQEDSSSTSRYGSTGLGLPITKSIVELMNGQIDVKSEKGKGTTFTVMVTLGESGRKAGESGGDGMDPHQMSVLVIDDDRVALEHAEIVLGKVGIRCETAESGWEGLDKVRIRHARGDDYDLILIDWRMPEMDGIETTRRIRAIAGEKTPIIILTSFNWDEIADEAKEAGVDTFVPKPLFAGSVLDEFREAYRRKHEALKENTVNLSGRRVLLAEDVPVNAEIMTMVLSMRGIDAELAGNGKIATEMFAGHDPGYYDAILMDMRMPEMDGLEATRIIRAMDRADAKSIPIIALTANAFDEDVQRSMQAGLNAHLSKPVEPDTLFEILESLIRD, from the coding sequence ATGACATATTCGATTATCGGGATACTGGCCCTGATGATCCTGCTCATCATCAACCGGGATATCCTGTGGCACGATCAGGATTCCAGCCGGCATATGCGGAATTACCGGTTTTTCCTGATCGGTGTATTGGTTTACTACATCACGGATCTGCTGTGGGGCATTCTGGAAGAGCATCGCCTGATGACCGCCCTGTATGCGGATACGGCCGTTCATTTTGCCGCAATGGCCGCGGCCGTCATGCTGTGGACGCAGTATGTCACTTCCTACCTGGCCGGGGAAAGCCGGTTCGAGAAGTTCCTCCGCTGGGCAGGAAAAATCTTCCTTTGTTTCCTGCTCGTTGTCATCATCGTCAATTTCTTCACGCCCCTCCTGTTCTGGTTCGATGAAAGCGGTACCTACCAGGCCGGAGTCCTGCGCTTTGTCACCCTGGGGATTCAGATCCTGCTGTTCCTGCTCACCTCGGTTTACACCCTCCGCGTCACTGCAAGATCAGAAGGCACCGTAAGGCTCCGCCATTTTACAATCGGGATGTTCGGCATCGCCATGACGCTGCTCATCGCGATTCAGGTTTTTTATCCCCTGATGCCCTTCTACGCCATGGGATATATGCTGGGAACCTGCGTGCTGCATTCTTTTGTCGTCGAGGATGAGAAGGAGGAGTACCGCCGGGAGCTTGAAAAGGCGGTGGAGCGGGAGCACCGGCAAGCTGAGGAGCTGGCCGGAAATCGGGAGGCCCTGCGCACAGCGCTCGCTTCCGCGGAACAGGCGAGCCGTGCGAAAACCGCTTTCCTGTCCAACATGAGCCATGAGATCCGGACCCCCATGAACGCCATCATTGGCTTGAACAACATCGCCATGAATGATCCGACCGCCAGCGATAAGGTAAAGGAATACCTGGAGCGGATCGGTGATTCTGCCCAGCACCTGCTGGGAATCATCAATGATATCCTGGATATGAGCCGCATTGAATCCGGGCGGATGATCATCAAGCATGAGGAGTTTTCCTTCGCCCGTGCCCTGGAACAGGTAAACAGCATCATCAGCACCCAGTGCCGGGATAAGGGGCTTGTATACGACTGCCGGATTGACGGGCACATGGATGACTATTATATCGGCGACGTCATGAAGCTCCGGCAGGTAATGATCAACATCCTGGGAAACGCCGTTAAATTTACGCCGGAAGGCGGAAAAGTGAGTTTCACCATCGGGGAAGGCGCGCGGTATGACGGAAAAGTGACTCTCCGGTTCACCGTCAGCGATACCGGTATCGGAATCAGCAGCGAATTCCTGCCGCACATTTTTGACCCGTTCAGCCAGGAGGATTCCTCTTCCACCAGCCGGTACGGCAGCACCGGACTGGGCCTGCCGATCACGAAGAGCATTGTGGAACTGATGAACGGCCAGATCGACGTAAAGAGTGAGAAAGGAAAAGGCACCACCTTTACCGTGATGGTCACACTTGGAGAGTCCGGCCGAAAAGCCGGCGAGTCCGGCGGGGACGGCATGGATCCGCATCAGATGAGCGTCCTGGTCATTGATGATGACCGGGTTGCCCTGGAGCACGCGGAAATCGTCCTCGGGAAAGTCGGCATCCGCTGCGAAACGGCGGAGTCCGGCTGGGAGGGACTGGACAAGGTCCGGATCCGGCATGCCCGGGGCGATGACTATGACCTGATCCTGATTGACTGGCGGATGCCGGAAATGGACGGAATTGAGACCACCCGGCGGATCCGTGCGATTGCCGGAGAGAAAACCCCGATTATCATCCTCACATCCTTCAACTGGGATGAAATCGCGGACGAAGCCAAAGAAGCGGGTGTCGATACATTCGTCCCGAAGCCCCTGTTTGCCGGGAGCGTCCTGGATGAGTTCCGGGAGGCATACCGGCGCAAGCATGAAGCATTGAAGGAAAACACGGTGAATCTCAGCGGGCGGCGTGTGCTGCTGGCGGAGGATGTGCCGGTCAATGCTGAGATCATGACCATGGTGCTGTCCATGCGGGGCATCGATGCGGAGCTTGCCGGAAACGGGAAAATCGCGACAGAAATGTTCGCCGGCCATGATCCCGGATACTATGACGCAATCCTCATGGATATGCGGATGCCGGAGATGGACGGGCTGGAAGCGACCAGGATCATCCGGGCCATGGACCGGGCGGACGCGAAATCCATTCCCATTATCGCGCTGACGGCCAATGCCTTCGATGAGGATGTGCAGCGCAGTATGCAGGCAGGACTGAACGCGCACCTGTCCAAGCCGGTGGAACCCGATACCCTGTTCGAAATTCTGGAAAGCCTGATCCGGGACTGA
- a CDS encoding zinc ribbon domain-containing protein: MSCWQCGLHLRENSECCSHYIQTEVLEEIIKAALKSVAGSVLEDSGAFFQELQEQQAAQQTRISEEEQEEIRKLDARIAEIDVSIKALYWHSLFLSDL; the protein is encoded by the coding sequence GTGTCCTGTTGGCAGTGTGGCCTGCATCTGCGGGAAAACAGCGAGTGCTGCTCACACTATATTCAGACAGAAGTGCTCGAGGAGATCATCAAAGCCGCCCTCAAGTCAGTTGCCGGGAGCGTGTTGGAGGACAGCGGCGCGTTCTTCCAGGAGCTGCAGGAGCAGCAGGCCGCGCAGCAGACCCGGATCAGCGAAGAAGAGCAGGAAGAGATCCGGAAGCTGGATGCGAGGATCGCGGAGATTGATGTCAGCATCAAAGCCCTGTATTGGCATTCTTTGTTTCTTTCGGATTTATGA
- a CDS encoding AMP-binding protein, with protein sequence MPTQTDLNQLSAIASRLREMREILGWTPEDMAEKTEVTPEEYLLYEAGKTDMPFTFIYKSAQAFNMELTELLEGQNAFLSTYTVTRRGKGETTAREEGIAISNLAPKFRDKIAEPYWVRYEYSEKQQNEPIHLVSHRGQEFDLVLQGSLKVQVGDHTEVLHEGDSIYYNSSLPHGMIAVDGKDCVFLAMILPGEEPAPVEEETAAPAAVREDETKLVASKFIDAVEDERGRLQKISFPNAETFNFGFDIVDGIARKYPDKLAMLYVDKHHEERRFTFKDIKDASNQCANYFTSLGIKRGDRVMLVLKRHYQFWFCMVALHKLGAIAIPATNQLKEHDFEYRFNAAGVKALVCTADGDTAEIAERAAAKCPSVRTLIMVNGSREGWHDLNAEYPLFTRRYHRPEDASCGNDPALMFFTSGTTGNPKMAQHKHTYALGHYVTAKYWHCCERDGLHLTISDTGWGKSLWGKLYGQWLCEGAVFVYDFDKFDAADILPMFKKYNITTFCAPPTMLRMFIKVDLANYDLSSIHHMTTAGEALNPEVYRQFEKATGLKIMEGFGQTETTLTIGNLYGTTPKIGSMGKANPQYDVDIVDPDGNPVANGEVGEIVIHTDKNVPCGLYREYYLDEEKTKEAWHDGLYHTGDTAWRDEDGYFWYVSRIDDVIKSSGYRIGPFEIESVIMELPYVLECGVSAEPDDIRGQIVKASIVLVKGTEGTEELKKEIQNYVKEHTAPYKYPRKIVFRDELPKTISGKIQRNLL encoded by the coding sequence ATGCCGACCCAGACCGACCTCAATCAACTCAGCGCCATCGCTTCCCGACTCCGTGAGATGCGGGAGATCCTCGGCTGGACCCCGGAGGATATGGCCGAAAAGACCGAAGTGACGCCGGAAGAATACCTGCTTTACGAAGCCGGCAAGACGGACATGCCCTTCACATTCATCTACAAGTCCGCCCAGGCGTTCAACATGGAACTGACCGAGCTGCTGGAAGGCCAGAATGCCTTCCTGTCCACCTACACGGTGACCCGCCGCGGCAAGGGCGAGACCACCGCAAGAGAAGAAGGCATCGCGATTTCCAACCTGGCGCCGAAATTCCGGGACAAGATTGCCGAGCCCTACTGGGTGCGGTATGAATATTCCGAGAAGCAGCAGAATGAACCGATCCACCTGGTGAGCCACCGCGGCCAGGAATTTGACCTGGTGCTGCAGGGCAGCCTGAAGGTGCAGGTCGGCGACCATACGGAAGTGCTGCATGAGGGCGACAGCATCTACTACAACTCCTCCCTGCCGCACGGCATGATCGCGGTGGACGGGAAGGACTGCGTGTTCCTGGCCATGATCCTGCCGGGCGAAGAACCAGCGCCCGTGGAGGAAGAAACCGCCGCTCCCGCCGCGGTCCGCGAAGATGAGACCAAGCTGGTTGCCTCCAAATTCATCGATGCGGTGGAGGACGAGCGGGGCCGCCTGCAGAAGATCTCCTTCCCGAACGCGGAGACCTTCAACTTCGGCTTCGACATCGTGGACGGCATCGCCCGGAAGTATCCGGACAAGCTGGCGATGCTGTATGTGGACAAGCACCACGAGGAGCGCCGTTTCACCTTCAAGGATATCAAGGACGCTTCCAACCAGTGCGCCAACTACTTCACCTCCCTGGGCATCAAACGTGGCGACCGGGTCATGCTGGTGCTCAAGCGGCACTACCAGTTCTGGTTCTGCATGGTGGCCCTGCACAAGCTGGGCGCGATCGCCATCCCGGCGACCAACCAGCTGAAGGAACACGACTTTGAATACCGCTTCAACGCGGCCGGCGTGAAGGCGCTGGTGTGCACGGCGGACGGCGATACCGCCGAGATCGCGGAGCGCGCCGCGGCGAAGTGCCCCTCCGTAAGGACCCTGATCATGGTGAACGGCAGCCGCGAGGGATGGCATGACCTGAACGCGGAATACCCGCTGTTTACCCGCCGCTACCACCGCCCGGAGGACGCGTCCTGCGGCAACGATCCCGCGCTGATGTTCTTCACCTCCGGAACGACCGGCAACCCGAAGATGGCGCAGCATAAGCATACCTACGCGCTGGGACACTATGTGACCGCCAAGTACTGGCACTGCTGCGAGCGGGACGGCCTGCACCTGACGATTTCCGACACGGGCTGGGGCAAGTCCCTGTGGGGCAAGCTGTACGGACAGTGGCTGTGCGAGGGCGCGGTCTTCGTATATGACTTTGACAAGTTTGACGCGGCGGACATCCTGCCGATGTTCAAGAAATACAATATCACGACGTTCTGTGCGCCGCCCACCATGCTGCGGATGTTCATCAAGGTGGACCTGGCCAACTACGACCTATCCTCCATCCACCACATGACCACCGCCGGCGAGGCACTGAACCCTGAAGTATACCGCCAGTTCGAAAAGGCGACCGGCCTGAAGATCATGGAAGGCTTCGGCCAGACCGAGACGACGCTGACCATCGGCAACCTCTACGGGACCACCCCGAAGATCGGTTCCATGGGCAAGGCCAATCCGCAGTACGACGTGGACATCGTGGATCCGGACGGCAACCCGGTGGCCAACGGCGAAGTCGGCGAGATTGTGATCCATACGGACAAGAACGTGCCCTGCGGCCTGTACCGCGAGTACTACCTCGACGAGGAAAAGACGAAGGAAGCCTGGCACGACGGCCTCTACCACACCGGCGATACGGCCTGGCGGGATGAGGACGGCTACTTCTGGTACGTCAGCCGGATCGACGATGTCATCAAGTCCTCCGGTTACCGGATCGGACCGTTCGAAATCGAATCGGTTATCATGGAGCTGCCCTATGTGCTGGAGTGCGGTGTTTCCGCCGAGCCGGATGATATCCGCGGCCAGATCGTGAAGGCCTCCATCGTCCTGGTGAAGGGGACCGAGGGGACCGAGGAACTCAAGAAGGAAATCCAGAACTATGTGAAGGAGCACACCGCTCCCTACAAGTATCCGCGGAAGATCGTGTTCCGGGATGAGCTGCCCAAGACCATCTCCGGCAAGATCCAGCGCAACCTGCTGTGA
- a CDS encoding DUF362 domain-containing protein, producing the protein MDKAKVYFTDFRTTQDVSLTVKLQKLCRRAGIGEIPFEGKFTAIKMHFGELGNLAYLRPNYAKAVADLVKEMGGKPFLTDCNTLYPGSRKNALDHLYNAEVNGFNSMTTGCYVIIADGLKGTDDIAVPVPNGEFCKEAYIGRALYDADVLISLSHFKGHEVAGFGGTIKNIGMGGGSRAGKMQQHNDGKPTVDPDLCRNCRKCARECGSDAIHYETGKAVINPDECKGCGRCIGACAFDAIQTAFDSASEMLGRKMAEYTAAICAGKPCFHITLIMDVSPNCDCHSENDAPILPDIGMLASFDPVALDQACVDLCMAAEPIRNSQLGDHLAREHWHHHHDPFLDNHPNTSWRETLAHAEKIGLGTREYELIRMK; encoded by the coding sequence ATGGACAAGGCAAAGGTTTACTTTACGGATTTCCGGACCACACAGGACGTGAGCCTGACGGTGAAGCTGCAGAAGCTGTGCCGGCGGGCCGGGATCGGGGAAATCCCGTTTGAAGGGAAGTTTACCGCGATCAAAATGCATTTCGGTGAGCTGGGCAATCTGGCGTACCTGCGGCCAAACTATGCGAAGGCCGTGGCGGACCTGGTGAAGGAGATGGGCGGGAAGCCCTTCCTGACGGACTGCAACACGCTGTACCCCGGAAGCCGGAAGAACGCGCTGGACCACCTGTACAACGCTGAGGTAAACGGATTCAACAGCATGACGACCGGCTGCTATGTGATCATTGCGGACGGGCTGAAGGGAACAGATGATATCGCGGTGCCGGTTCCGAACGGGGAATTCTGCAAAGAGGCATATATCGGCCGGGCCCTTTATGACGCGGACGTGCTGATTTCGCTGTCCCATTTCAAGGGACATGAGGTGGCCGGATTCGGCGGCACGATCAAGAACATCGGCATGGGCGGCGGCAGCCGGGCCGGCAAGATGCAGCAGCACAACGACGGGAAACCGACGGTGGACCCCGACCTGTGCCGGAACTGCCGGAAATGCGCGAGGGAATGCGGATCCGACGCAATCCACTATGAGACGGGCAAGGCCGTGATCAATCCGGATGAATGCAAGGGCTGCGGCCGCTGCATCGGCGCGTGCGCGTTTGACGCGATCCAAACCGCATTCGATTCCGCATCGGAGATGCTGGGACGGAAGATGGCGGAATACACCGCCGCGATCTGCGCCGGAAAGCCGTGCTTCCATATCACGCTGATTATGGACGTGTCCCCGAACTGCGACTGCCACAGCGAAAACGACGCGCCGATCCTGCCGGATATCGGAATGCTGGCCTCGTTTGATCCCGTGGCGCTGGACCAGGCCTGCGTGGACCTGTGTATGGCGGCGGAGCCGATCCGGAACAGCCAGCTGGGCGACCACCTGGCCCGGGAACACTGGCATCACCACCATGACCCCTTCCTGGATAACCACCCGAATACCAGCTGGCGGGAGACGCTGGCGCATGCCGAAAAGATCGGCCTGGGCACCCGGGAGTATGAGCTGATCCGGATGAAGTAA
- a CDS encoding peptidoglycan-binding protein, whose protein sequence is MTRADGTYINLQHYLNHYLSSRGYAKRTVDGSFGNITKAKVESFQTYWNSKKSIKLDVDGIVGPNTRNALAQYVHSL, encoded by the coding sequence ATGACTCGAGCGGACGGTACGTATATCAACCTCCAGCATTATCTGAACCATTATCTTTCCAGTCGCGGTTATGCTAAGAGGACTGTTGACGGAAGTTTTGGCAATATAACTAAAGCAAAGGTCGAATCCTTTCAGACATATTGGAATTCAAAAAAGTCGATAAAACTTGATGTGGACGGTATTGTTGGCCCTAACACAAGAAATGCGTTGGCGCAATATGTGCACTCACTCTAA